In the Mytilus galloprovincialis chromosome 10, xbMytGall1.hap1.1, whole genome shotgun sequence genome, one interval contains:
- the LOC143049133 gene encoding cerebellin-1-like — MYFEVGAGGSDLGLENNFCDNLLDKIDAIKSGSTNEGGNNRPAFTAILNTHPLTLSGKNDIAKFDNVILNRGNGYDPKTGKFTAPKSGLYQFSFTIMSNNGAALHMVVALNGKSIVKLYGSKIHGGTETANPVLELKEGDSVYLTHETSTSQQMVGDHYSYVSGYYIGE; from the exons ATGTATTTCGAGGTGGGAGCAGGCGGATCAGATTTGGGACTTG aaaacaatttTTGTGACAACCTATTAGATAAGATTGATGCTATTAAATCTGGATCCACCAATGAAG GTGGAAACAATAGACCCGCCTTCACAGCAATTCTTAATACCCACCCCCTGACGTTGAGCGGAAAAAATGACATTGCTAAGTTTGATAACGTAATTTTGAATCGTGGTAATGGTTATGATCCGAAAACAGGAAAGTTTACTGCTCCAAAGTCTGGTCTGTATCAGTTTTCCTTCACAATAATGTCCAACAATGGAGCCGCATTGCATATGGTTGTTGCTCTAAATGGAAAATCTATAGTTAAGCTGTATGGATCAAAAATCCATGGTGGGACGGAAACTGCAAATCCAGTCCTGGAGCTCAAAGAAGGAGACAGCGTGTATTTGACACATGAGACCTCTACTTCTCAGCAAATGGTTGGTGATCACTATTCTTATGTGTCTGGATATTATATAGGAGAATGA